In one Brassica oleracea var. oleracea cultivar TO1000 chromosome C9, BOL, whole genome shotgun sequence genomic region, the following are encoded:
- the LOC106319269 gene encoding T-complex protein 1 subunit beta-like, translating into MPIDKIFKDDASEEKGERARMASFIGAMAVADLVKSTLGPKGMDKILQSTGRGHSVTVTNDGATILKSLHIDNPAAKVLVDISKVQDDEVGDGTTSVVVLAGELLREAEKLVTAKIHPMTIIAGYRMAAECARDALLKRVIDNKENAEKFRSDLMKIAMTTLCSKILSQDKEHFAEMAVDAVFRLKGSTNLEAIQIIKKPGGSLRDSFLDEGFILDKKIGIGQPKRIENAKILVANTAMDTDKVKIYGARVRVDSMTKVAEIEGAEKEKMKDKVNKILAHGINCFVNRQLIYNFPEELFADAGVLAIEHADFEGIERLGLVTGGEIASTFDNPESVKLGHCKLIEEIMIGEDKLIHFSGVEMGQACSIVLRGASHHVLDEAERSLHDALCVLSQTVNDSRVLLGGGWPEMVMAKEVDELARKTAGKKSHAIEAFSRALVAIPTTIADNAGLDSAELVAQLRAEHHNEGCNAGIDVISGAVGDMEERGIYEAFKVKQAVLLSATEAAEMILRVDEIITCAPRRREDRM; encoded by the exons AAGGGAATG GATAAAATCTTGCAATCTACTGGTAGAGGTCACTCGGTTACTGTCACTAACGATGGTGCGACTATTCTCAAGTCACTTCACATTGACAACCCCGCTGCTAAAGTTCTTGTTG ACATCTCGAAAGTTCAAGATGATGAGGTTGGTGATGGGACTACTTCTGTTGTTGTTTTGGCTGGGGAGCTTCTTAGGGAAGCTGAAAAGCTTGTTACGGCTAAGATTCACCCCATGACGATCATAGCAG GTTACAGAATGGCTGCCGAATGTGCTCGTGATGCTTTACTGAAAAGAGTAATTGATAATAAAGAGAACGCAG AGAAGTTTAGGTCAGACTTGATGAAGATTGCAATGACTACGTTATGCTCTAAAATTCTCTCGCAAGACAAGGAACATTTTGCAGAAATGGCCGTGGATGCTGTTTTCAGGCTAAAG GGAAGCACAAACTTGGAAGCTATTCAAATCATCAAAAAACCAGGAGGTTCCTTGAGGGATTCCTTTTTGGATGAAGG ATTTATTCTTGACAAGAAGATCGGAATCGGGCAGCCAAAGCGCATAGAGAATGCAAAGATCTTGGTAGCGAACACTGCAATGGACACAGACAAAGTGAAAATATACGGTGCACGTGTCCGCGTTGATTCCATGACCAAGGTTGCCGAGATTGAAGGGGCTGAGAAGGAAAAGATGAAAGACAAGGTGAACAAGATCCTAGCCCACGGTATCAACTGCTTTGTTAACAGGCAGTTGATCTACAATTTCCCAGAGGAGCTCTTCGCAGATGCTGGTGTACTTGCTATAGAGCATGCCGATTTTGAAGGAATAGAGCGTCTTGGTTTGGTTACAGGCGGAGAAATCGCTTCCACTTTTGACAACCCAGAGTCTGTTAAGCTTGGGCACTGCAAGCTCATCGAAGAGATTATGATTGGTGAAGACAAGTTGATCCATTTCTCTGGTGTTGAGATGGGCCAGGCGTGTTCAATTGTCCTAAGGGGTGCTAG TCACCATGTTTTAGACGAGGCTGAAAGATCGCTCCATGATGCCTTGTGTGTACTCTCGCAAACAGTGAATGACAGCAGAGTGTTGCTCGGAGGTGGATGGCCAGAGATGGTGATGGCAAAGGAAGTAGACGAACTTGCAAGGAAAACTGCTGGCAAAAAATCGCATGCCATTGAAGCTTTCTCACGGGCTCTAGTGGCTATACCGACGACAATCGCTGACAATGCTGGTTTAGACAGTGCAGAATTGGTGGCTCAGCTTCGTGCAGAGCACCACAACGAAGGGTGTAACGCTGGAATCGATGTCATCTCTGGAGCT GTAGGGGATATGGAGGAGAGAGGAATCTATGAAGCATTCAAAGTGAAACAAGCGGTTCTGCTTTCTGCGACAGAAGCAGCTGAGATGATACTGCGAGTGGATGAGATAATTACATGTGCTCCTAGGAGGAGAGAAGACCGGATGTGA
- the LOC106315904 gene encoding E3 ubiquitin-protein ligase RHA1B-like — protein MSFFIEDSGLIVTQLLYQMAVLITLLRWIFTWILRYRSRSTSSSSSSTPPISSQTIKESLAVTTFRDAADRSPELISDTCAVCLGDLEDGDEVRELRNCSHVFHRECIDRWLDYECCGGDDNDGEEDNHRTCPLCRTPLLAANTSSCADWPVKNEPSWAVERLLYLFGDDLLV, from the coding sequence ATGAGCTTCTTCATCGAAGATTCTGGTCTCATCGTCACACAACTTCTCTACCAAATGGCGGTCTTAATCACCCTCTTGAGATGGATCTTTACTTGGATCTTACGCTACCGATCCAGATCTACCTCCTCCTCTTCTTCATCTACTCCTCCGATCTCGTCACAAACCATCAAAGAGAGCCTCGCCGTGACGACGTTCCGTGACGCCGCGGATCGGTCTCCGGAACTGATCAGCGACACTTGCGCGGTGTGTCTTGGAGATCTGGAAGACGGAGACGAGGTGAGAGAGCTCAGAAACTGTAGCCACGTGTTCCACCGAGAGTGTATCGACAGGTGGCTGGACTACGAGTGCTGCGGCGGAGATGATAACGACGGCGAGGAAGATAACCACCGCACGTGTCCTCTTTGTAGAACTCCGCTTCTTGCTGCTAATACGTCGTCGTGTGCGGATTGGCCGGTTAAGAACGAACCTAGCTGGGCCGTTGAGCGGCTTCTCTACCTCTTCGGAGATGATCTTCTTGTCTGA